One segment of Streptomyces sp. NA02950 DNA contains the following:
- a CDS encoding rod shape-determining protein has translation MAQNKSFTGRDMGIDLGTANTLVYVRGKGIVLNEPSVVAVNTVDGSVLSVGSAAKETMGRTPTNIVAVRPLRDGVIADFEIAERMLRYFIKKVTGSRRLARPRVVVCVPSGITGVERRAVMEAATQAGARQVHLVEEPIAAAIGAGLPVSEPTGCMVVDVGGGTTEVAVVSLGGIVTARSVRVAGDAMDTAISAYVKKHYALAIGERTAEEIKVSIGSAAPGGSLSTPRAGTSVRRPERNVEVVLPGDSGDPEDTQALLPPDRCTIRGRDQATGLPKVLELTADEVRHALGEPVDSIVAAVRSTLDETPPELAGDIMDRGIVLTGGGALLRGLDARLGRELDIPVLVADDPLDCVAIGTGRCVEDFASLRTAMDARPRRPDTVRV, from the coding sequence ATGGCGCAGAACAAGTCGTTCACAGGACGAGACATGGGCATCGACCTGGGCACCGCGAACACGCTGGTGTACGTCCGGGGCAAGGGAATCGTGCTCAACGAGCCGTCGGTCGTGGCCGTCAACACGGTCGACGGCAGTGTGCTGTCGGTGGGTTCGGCGGCGAAGGAGACCATGGGGCGGACCCCGACGAACATCGTCGCCGTCCGACCGCTGCGCGATGGCGTGATCGCCGATTTCGAGATCGCGGAGCGGATGCTGCGGTACTTCATCAAGAAGGTCACGGGCAGCCGCCGCCTCGCCCGTCCCCGCGTTGTCGTCTGTGTGCCGTCCGGTATCACCGGCGTTGAGCGGCGCGCGGTGATGGAGGCCGCCACCCAGGCCGGAGCGCGCCAAGTGCACCTGGTCGAGGAGCCGATCGCGGCGGCGATCGGCGCGGGGCTGCCGGTGAGCGAACCGACCGGCTGCATGGTCGTGGACGTCGGCGGCGGAACGACGGAGGTCGCGGTCGTCTCGCTGGGCGGCATCGTCACCGCCCGCTCGGTGCGGGTGGCGGGCGACGCGATGGACACCGCGATCAGCGCGTATGTGAAGAAGCATTACGCACTCGCGATCGGTGAACGGACCGCCGAGGAAATCAAGGTGAGTATCGGCTCCGCGGCACCGGGCGGTTCGCTGTCGACACCGCGCGCCGGCACGTCCGTCCGGCGGCCGGAGCGGAATGTGGAGGTCGTCCTCCCGGGCGACAGCGGTGATCCGGAGGACACCCAGGCGCTGTTGCCGCCGGACCGCTGCACCATCCGCGGCCGCGACCAGGCCACCGGGCTGCCCAAGGTGCTCGAACTGACCGCGGACGAGGTACGGCACGCGCTGGGCGAACCGGTGGACAGCATCGTGGCCGCGGTCCGCTCCACACTGGACGAGACCCCGCCGGAGCTGGCGGGCGACATCATGGACCGCGGCATCGTGCTCACCGGCGGCGGCGCCCTGCTGCGCGGACTGGATGCCCGGCTGGGCCGCGAGTTGGACATCCCGGTGCTGGTCGCCGATGACCCGCTGGACTGTGTGGCCATCGGTACCGGCCGGTGTGTCGAGGACTTCGCGTCGCTGCGGACCGCGATGGACGCCCGGCCCCGGCGCCCCGACACCGTCCGGGTCTGA
- a CDS encoding IS30 family transposase: MDFEIREDRQPQGPRKLTREREAYFRLMQQGVSNTEACRIVGINRRTGKRWRYGRGVSGSNKAAPPINSVGPPSAPSRYLCEADRIHIADRLREKATVRAIAAELGRSPSTISREIRRNRHPGSGQYRPYAAQARADARRPRPKRRKISENPELRAAVQAMLDEKWSPEQVCHALRAQFPDRPEMHVVHETVYQALYVQGRGRLRRELAGTLRSGRARRKPQKQANCRQPRFTTPMVMISERPAEAEDRALPGHWEGDLIIGKDGKSAIGTLVERATRYAMLLHLPGDHGAEAVLGALTTTVQTLPAQLKRSLTWDQGSEMARHGEFTLATDIPVYFCDPASPWQRGSNENTNGLLRQYFPKGTDLSAHGPEHLAAVADQLNRRPRKTLGWETPAERLHKLLAA, from the coding sequence ATGGACTTCGAGATCCGTGAGGACCGGCAGCCGCAGGGACCCAGGAAGCTCACTCGTGAGCGGGAGGCATACTTCCGGCTCATGCAGCAGGGCGTGAGCAACACGGAAGCGTGCCGGATTGTCGGGATCAACCGGCGGACCGGGAAACGCTGGCGCTACGGACGCGGCGTGTCCGGCAGCAACAAGGCGGCCCCACCGATCAACTCGGTGGGGCCGCCTTCTGCGCCGTCGCGGTACCTGTGCGAGGCCGACCGGATCCACATCGCCGACCGGCTGCGTGAGAAGGCGACGGTCCGGGCGATCGCGGCCGAGCTGGGCCGCAGTCCGTCCACGATCAGCCGGGAGATCCGCCGCAACCGGCACCCGGGCAGCGGTCAGTACCGGCCCTACGCGGCCCAGGCCCGCGCGGATGCCCGCCGGCCCCGCCCCAAGCGCCGGAAGATCAGCGAGAACCCCGAGCTGCGGGCCGCCGTCCAGGCGATGCTGGACGAGAAGTGGAGCCCGGAGCAGGTATGCCACGCTCTGCGGGCACAGTTCCCCGACCGGCCGGAGATGCACGTGGTCCACGAGACCGTCTACCAGGCCCTTTACGTCCAGGGCAGAGGCCGGCTACGGCGCGAGCTCGCCGGCACCCTGCGCTCGGGGCGGGCCCGCCGCAAGCCGCAGAAGCAGGCCAACTGCCGCCAGCCGCGGTTCACCACCCCGATGGTGATGATCAGCGAACGGCCCGCCGAGGCCGAGGACCGGGCCCTGCCCGGCCACTGGGAAGGCGACCTGATCATCGGCAAGGACGGGAAGTCCGCGATCGGCACCCTGGTGGAACGCGCGACCCGCTACGCCATGCTCCTGCATCTGCCCGGCGACCACGGCGCCGAGGCCGTCCTGGGAGCGCTGACAACCACAGTCCAGACCCTGCCCGCCCAGCTGAAACGGTCCCTGACCTGGGACCAGGGCAGCGAGATGGCCCGCCACGGCGAGTTCACCCTCGCCACCGACATCCCGGTCTACTTCTGCGACCCCGCCAGCCCCTGGCAGCGCGGCTCGAACGAGAACACCAACGGACTGCTCCGTCAGTACTTCCCCAAGGGCACCGACCTGTCCGCCCACGGCCCCGAGCACCTGGCCGCCGTCGCCGACCAGCTCAACCGCCGCCCACGCAAAACGCTCGGCTGGGAAACCCCAGCCGAGCGCCTGCATAAACTGCTCGCGGCCTGA
- a CDS encoding GuaB3 family IMP dehydrogenase-related protein — MTEIEIGRGKRGRRAYAFDDIAVVPSRRTRDPKEVSIAWQIDAYRFELPFLAAPMDSVVSPQTAIRIGELGGLGVLNLEGLWTRYEDPEPLLAEVAELDERTATRRLQEIYAEPIKEDLIGQRLKEVRDAGVVTAAALSPQRTAQFSKAVVDAGVDIFVIRGTTVSAEHVSGAAEPLNLKQFIYELDVPVIVGGCATYTAALHLMRTGAAGVLVGFGGGAAHTTRNVLGIQVPMATAVADVAAARRDYMDESGGRYVHVIADGGVGWSGDLPKAIACGADAVMMGSPLARATDAPGRGHHWGMEAVHDEVPRGKRMNLGAVGTTEEILLGPSHTPDGSMNFFGALRRAMATTGYSELKEFQRVEVTVAPSQHDNR; from the coding sequence GTGACTGAGATCGAGATCGGGCGCGGCAAGCGCGGCCGCAGGGCGTATGCGTTCGACGACATCGCCGTTGTGCCGAGTCGTCGTACCCGGGACCCGAAGGAGGTCTCGATCGCCTGGCAGATCGACGCCTACCGATTCGAGCTGCCGTTCCTGGCCGCTCCGATGGACTCGGTGGTCTCCCCGCAGACCGCGATCCGCATCGGTGAGCTGGGCGGTCTCGGCGTCCTCAATCTCGAGGGGCTGTGGACCCGCTACGAGGACCCCGAGCCGCTGCTGGCCGAGGTCGCCGAACTGGACGAGCGCACCGCGACCCGCCGGTTGCAGGAGATCTACGCCGAGCCGATCAAGGAGGACCTGATCGGCCAGCGCCTCAAGGAGGTGCGCGATGCGGGCGTGGTGACCGCCGCCGCCCTGTCGCCGCAGCGCACCGCGCAGTTCTCCAAGGCCGTGGTGGACGCCGGGGTCGACATCTTCGTGATCCGCGGTACGACGGTCTCCGCCGAGCATGTGTCGGGCGCCGCCGAGCCGCTGAACCTCAAGCAGTTCATTTATGAGCTCGATGTGCCGGTGATCGTGGGCGGCTGCGCCACCTACACCGCCGCGCTGCATCTGATGCGCACCGGCGCGGCCGGGGTGCTGGTCGGCTTCGGCGGCGGTGCCGCGCACACCACCCGCAACGTGCTGGGCATCCAGGTGCCGATGGCCACCGCGGTGGCCGATGTCGCCGCCGCCCGCCGGGACTACATGGACGAGTCCGGCGGCCGCTATGTGCATGTGATCGCCGACGGCGGTGTCGGCTGGAGCGGCGATCTGCCGAAGGCCATCGCCTGCGGTGCGGACGCCGTGATGATGGGCTCGCCGCTGGCCCGCGCCACCGACGCGCCCGGCCGGGGCCACCACTGGGGCATGGAGGCCGTCCACGACGAGGTGCCGCGCGGCAAGCGGATGAACCTGGGAGCGGTGGGCACCACCGAGGAGATCCTGCTCGGCCCCTCGCACACCCCGGACGGTTCGATGAACTTCTTCGGCGCGCTGCGCCGGGCGATGGCCACCACCGGGTACTCGGAGCTCAAGGAGTTCCAGCGGGTCGAGGTCACGGTCGCACCGTCGCAGCACGACAACCGCTGA